The following nucleotide sequence is from Acinonyx jubatus isolate Ajub_Pintada_27869175 chromosome E3, VMU_Ajub_asm_v1.0, whole genome shotgun sequence.
TCTGAAACAGAGCATGGGAGGCCCCAGGGTGTGCCGGGAGCTGGAGAACGGTGTCCGTCTGTCTGCGCTGGCCTGCAGTCCGCAGCACGTCCAAGAGTGAAGGGGTCCCCACTCCTCCACGGACATCCAGACTGAAGGTCCTCCTCATCCTAGGCTGTGCGTCAGGTCGTACGAGCATGGCGAGTAGCAGTGGAGTTTTAGGCCTGTTTCCGGAAGCTGGAAAGCATTTTGTGCCGCACCTGTTCTCTTCAAGAGTCACCCTGTCTGAAGACGTCTGGGGCACCTCAGGCCACCTCTGTCGGCACAGACTGCTCCCGGGAACGTAGGCTCTGGCTCTGGAGCATCCAGTGTTCGCCCGTGGCAAGGAAGGGATTGGCTGGTCAGAGGGGCCAGCACGCTCCCATCCCCAGAGTCCAGCGGGAGTGATTTGAAAACAGTCTGAATTTGAATGTTGGGGTCTCGGCGAGAGAAACCGCATTTAAGTTCAGTTGTGTTTTGAATGTGTAAAGACGCCCGTGCACTCGGGGTCTCTCCGCCACCTTCGTATTCGGACAGGGGAAGTAACACTCATGTGACTCTGTCATGACCGTCTAGTTGCCAAATCAGGGTTCGCAACCGGTGTTGACTCGTGTGTGTTCTTCCTCCGCGACAGGGTGAATCCGTGAAGTACTTTCTGGATAACTTGGACCGGATCGGCCAGCTGGTGAGTACAGTCCCCACCCGAGAACCTGCGACCCAGAGTTGGGGAGCACGTGGTGAGCCCCGTGACGAGCGGGACTGCCGGGCTCTTAGATCCGCGCTCGGTGTCAGGGCCGACAGCCAGCGAGCGCGTGGCAGTGAGCACTCCCCCTTCCGGTGGAGGACACGCTCACGTTCCCGCCTGCGGACCGTGCTCCCTGCTAGATTTCTGTGAGAAATCCTTCGCTCCGCTTGCCACAAGGGACGTGGCAGTTCTTCAGTAAAACGGAGGGTTTCCTTTAACTTTTTACCAGGGGAGCCTCAgacgcacatacacacaaatcgTGTGATGCGCCCCCAGGCCCCCGCACCTCCCAGGAAGCCGTCTCATCGGAATAGGGCTccggaagtcctaaccacagtgCCGCCACCGCTCCCAAGGCATTGGCAGTGTTCCGTAATCTCAGCCGATGGCCGGTGAGCGCTGAGACCTGCCCGGGTGTCGTCGTGTGCTCCCCTGGGCGCCGCTTGTTTTAGCGGTTTGAGTCGCGTCCTCATAAGGCCCGTCCTTCACAGGAGGGCCACGTCACTCCAGTGTCTGTGAAGGTCTCTCCCTCGTCTTTCCTTGTCGCCGTTTATTTGTGAGGTCGTTGGATCGTTCCTCCTGCGGCTGCCCCACGTGCGGCTTTGCTGTCCCCTCCCGGCAATGCTACCGAGGACACCCCTCTGTCCCCCGCACCCCGCGAGCCAGTCTCCGGACCGAGAGGCCTCGGCGGCCCCGTGTGGTCTCTGGCCGGGCCGCCGCCTGAGTGCTTGTGCGGTCGCTGGAGGGTTCAGCGGTGCCGCAGTGTGGTGACCAGAGAGTCACCGTGGTTGCTAAAGACTTCCGAGAATAACATGTTAAATATATCGCAGGCGAGATCTGAACAGCATCGCAAAACCTAGATTAAATCGGTTGGCGGTAAGGTCTGGGAACGCGTACGCTCTGGAAGTCAGCAGTCGGAAGGTGGTTGTGGGGCAGAAACTGAAGCGGCGGTCAGTTTCCCGTGGGCACGAGCACAGGTGGGATTGTCAGGTGCAGCTGACGGTGAGGATTCCGGTCACCTGCCTCGGGCCGGGGAGCCTCTGCTCACGGGAGACAAGCCACTTGATGCCTTCGCTTCCCTTGCCGTGGCCAACGTTGATCTTACTGCTGGAAGTCACTCTGGTGCCTGGTTCAAGTTCTCACAGAAGTCCCTGGGGCTCTTCTGGCCCTCAGGtcctcgcgttctgtctctcctGCTAAACCTCTCCCTTCTCCCGTGTTTTACAGAATTACTTTCCCAGCAAGCAGGATATCCTGCTGGCACGGAAGGCCACCAAGGGCATTGTGGAACACgactttgtcattaaaaaaatcccttttaagATGGTGGACGTGGGCGGCCAGAGGTCCCAGCGCCAGAAGTGGTTCCAGTGCTTCGACGGCATCACGTCCATCCTGTTCATGGTGTCGTCCAGCGAGTACGACCAGGTGCTCATGGAGGACAGGCGCACCAACCGGCTGCTGGAGGCCATGAGCATCTTCGAGACCATAGTCAACAACAAACTCTTCTTCAACGTCTCCATAATCCTTTTCCTCAACAAGACGGACCTCCTGGTGGAGAAGGTCAAGACCGTCAGCATCAAGAAGCACTTCCCGGACTTCAAGGGCGACCCCCACAGGCTGGAGGACGTGCAGCGCTACCTGGTCCAGTGCTTCGACCGCAAGAGACGCAACCGCACCAAGCCCCTGTTTCACCACTTCACCACCGCCATAGACACGGAGAACATCCGCTTCGTGTTTCACGCTGTGAAGGACACCATCCTGCAGGAGAACCTGAAGGACATCATGCTGCAGTGAGCGAGGGCGCCCCCCTGCCGCCTTCCGCCGCCGCGGCCACCGGCCAGACCTCCCTGGGCCCGGGGTGGGCCTCCCGGGTCTGTGCCGCCGCACCCGCCATGCCGCCACGCTCCAGGCCCGGGGCCACGGACACTCGGACGATAGCTACTGAACCCGGGGCGTAGTCAAACTACTGAGAATCCAAGGGGTCACTCTGCCATCGGTTCGTGACACCTGGTAACAccgctccctctctcttcacAGAAACCGTATTCCTTTCCTGACACAGTTTCATGAGGACTGTGTgcgcgtggggggggggggggtacgtgCACATGCCGCGCACACTCGGGAATGACCAGGACACAAACCGGCTAGCCTCGCAGGtggctcttctctctcccccgccaGTCTTCCGTGAGAGACACTAACCCGAGAGCTTTGCCTGACGGTGGTTTGCGGGAGATCGGGGGTCTCCGCGCCCCCTCCCAGAGCAAGCACGTTGCCTTTTAAAACCCCGGTGCTGGCTCGAGGGAACCTGGTCCAGGCACCCTAGATGAGGCCGGGGGCCCCGCGTTGGAGGGTGGGAGCGGGCTCGCCTTAACGCCACACGGCCGGTGCTGGTGATCCGCCACGCCCTGCTCTGCCCGTGACCTCTGTCCTCCGGTCACCTTCTGATACCTGCACGCGGCCGCGCCCAGGCTCCCTTCCCTTGGAAGGTGGGAGAGCGCTTCCTGCTCCCCTCGGGACTCCTGAACACCGGTAGGATTCCTGGCGGAGCCTGTGTGAACGCCACGGCTGCCTGGTGAGTCCACCCGCTGACCTTTCAGGAAGCCCAGACTCTGGAGCCGGAGTCCGAGTTTCTGCCAACTGCTGCCACCTTGATGCCTTTGGACCGGGACCTGCTCCCGGCTCCGCTCGGACCTTCCCGCGCTCACCAAGGTCTCTTCGTCAATGTGCACATGTCACAAGTGATCACTACCGGACGTGGCTCTCTTCCGGGAGAAGCCAGGAAGGTCTGTCCAGGCCCGCGGGCTTGGACATGGCAgatctcctccctcctcctcctcccccccccccccagccgtgCCCCTACCCACTCACCTTTGCACCGGTGTCTCCCGCTGGCTGTCAAATATACTGCGTCCCAAGCT
It contains:
- the GNA12 gene encoding guanine nucleotide-binding protein subunit alpha-12 isoform X3; its protein translation is MSGVVRTLSRCLLPAEAGGARERRAGGSGARDAEREARRRSRDIDAGLARERRAVRRLVKILLLGAGESGKSTFLKQMRIIHGREFDQKALLEFRDTIFDNILKGESVKYFLDNLDRIGQLNYFPSKQDILLARKATKGIVEHDFVIKKIPFKMVDVGGQRSQRQKWFQCFDGITSILFMVSSSEYDQVLMEDRRTNRLLEAMSIFETIVNNKLFFNVSIILFLNKTDLLVEKVKTVSIKKHFPDFKGDPHRLEDVQRYLVQCFDRKRRNRTKPLFHHFTTAIDTENIRFVFHAVKDTILQENLKDIMLQ
- the GNA12 gene encoding guanine nucleotide-binding protein subunit alpha-12 isoform X1; its protein translation is MSGVVRTLSRCLLPAEAGGARERRAGGSGARDAEREARRRSRDIDAGLARERRAVRRLVKILLLGAGESGKSTFLKQMRIIHGREFDQKALLEFRDTIFDNILKVRAPRRPRPRTCAQGSRVLVDARDKLGIPWQYSENEKHGMFLLAFENKAGLPVEPATFQLYVPALSALWRDSGIREAFSRRSEFQLGESVKYFLDNLDRIGQLNYFPSKQDILLARKATKGIVEHDFVIKKIPFKMVDVGGQRSQRQKWFQCFDGITSILFMVSSSEYDQVLMEDRRTNRLLEAMSIFETIVNNKLFFNVSIILFLNKTDLLVEKVKTVSIKKHFPDFKGDPHRLEDVQRYLVQCFDRKRRNRTKPLFHHFTTAIDTENIRFVFHAVKDTILQENLKDIMLQ
- the GNA12 gene encoding guanine nucleotide-binding protein subunit alpha-12 isoform X2, coding for MSGVVRTLSRCLLPAEAGGARERRAGGSGARDAEREARRRSRDIDAGLARERRAVRRLVKILLLGAGESGKSTFLKQMRIIHGREFDQKALLEFRDTIFDNILKGSRVLVDARDKLGIPWQYSENEKHGMFLLAFENKAGLPVEPATFQLYVPALSALWRDSGIREAFSRRSEFQLGESVKYFLDNLDRIGQLNYFPSKQDILLARKATKGIVEHDFVIKKIPFKMVDVGGQRSQRQKWFQCFDGITSILFMVSSSEYDQVLMEDRRTNRLLEAMSIFETIVNNKLFFNVSIILFLNKTDLLVEKVKTVSIKKHFPDFKGDPHRLEDVQRYLVQCFDRKRRNRTKPLFHHFTTAIDTENIRFVFHAVKDTILQENLKDIMLQ